From a single Sulfolobus sp. E5-1-F genomic region:
- a CDS encoding sulfurtransferase TusA family protein gives MEKLDLRGKPCEEFILEISKYLVAMKVGDSILILTDKDRVLCTHQLLRNAPRYLFKADLVDDHAEITIKRLR, from the coding sequence ATGGAGAAATTAGATCTTAGAGGAAAACCATGTGAAGAATTTATTCTAGAAATTTCAAAATATTTGGTGGCTATGAAAGTAGGTGATAGTATATTGATACTAACAGATAAAGATAGAGTTCTATGTACTCATCAACTCCTAAGAAATGCCCCTAGATATCTTTTTAAAGCAGATCTAGTTGATGATCATGCAGAGATTACTATAAAAAGGTTAAGATAA